The Silvanigrella paludirubra genome contains a region encoding:
- a CDS encoding Tn3 family transposase: MKILTVLNLSSTSEDSSIINAIEYMLFHKDTTTEWLYPGRIYKRKGKTGPILIDFSWIPENWWKLVTGKKKRDSFPQKINRKHFEACLCNQIMLELQAGDLCINNSIDFSDYRKELISEEESLRTLDEYGKLIGISSDKKQFIIDIQNNLEKSANFTDETFQENPDFKIQNEEPKLKKYIPIEKDKAKLKELESMLDKKMQKHSMSLLNILISGNNLLNLTKFFGPNSGHAAKIKDEEMRYILTIFAYGTGLGPTQTAKAVPEVNRRKISFLNLRHTSVDKIDNCIRSVINIYNKFDLPKLWRNGSRAAADGTHWDMYDNNLLSEYHIRYGQFGGIGYYHVSDTYIALFSHFISCGMREGIFILDGLSKNKSDIQPDTIHGDSHAQMLTGFGLSYLLGIKLMPRIKNWKDLNFYKPSSKQIFKHIDSLFTKEKIDLDLIGKYLYDMIRVAQSIKAGKINPSTILKRLNTSSRKNKLYYAFRELGRVIRTTYLLNYLSDQDLRRIVQSSTNKCESFNKFVKWIYFGEDMITKNDREEQLRVIKYNHLIAVVLTFYNVYAITKSVKELTSEGIKVNTTLISKINPYRTGHVNRFGVYEIQDRKLDDIDFELKV, encoded by the coding sequence TTGAAAATACTTACTGTACTGAATTTATCATCTACTAGCGAAGATAGTTCAATTATAAATGCAATTGAATATATGTTATTTCATAAGGATACAACAACTGAATGGTTATATCCAGGGAGAATTTATAAACGTAAAGGCAAAACAGGCCCAATTCTAATTGATTTTTCATGGATACCTGAAAATTGGTGGAAGTTAGTAACTGGAAAAAAGAAAAGAGATAGTTTCCCTCAAAAAATAAATAGAAAACATTTTGAAGCTTGCTTATGTAATCAAATAATGCTTGAGTTACAAGCTGGAGATTTGTGCATAAATAATAGCATTGATTTCTCTGATTATAGAAAAGAACTTATTTCTGAAGAAGAGTCACTAAGAACGCTAGATGAATATGGAAAATTAATAGGAATTTCCTCAGATAAGAAACAATTTATTATAGATATTCAAAATAATTTAGAAAAATCAGCCAATTTTACTGATGAAACTTTTCAAGAAAATCCAGATTTTAAAATTCAAAATGAAGAACCTAAATTAAAGAAATATATTCCTATTGAAAAAGATAAAGCAAAACTAAAAGAATTAGAGAGCATGCTTGATAAAAAGATGCAAAAACATTCTATGTCATTATTAAATATATTAATTTCTGGAAATAATTTATTAAATTTAACAAAGTTCTTCGGGCCAAATAGTGGACATGCAGCAAAAATTAAAGATGAAGAAATGCGTTATATTTTAACGATTTTTGCTTATGGTACAGGTCTTGGTCCTACTCAAACAGCAAAAGCTGTTCCTGAAGTAAATAGAAGGAAAATTTCATTTTTGAATTTAAGGCATACTTCCGTTGATAAAATTGATAATTGTATTAGAAGTGTTATAAATATTTATAACAAATTTGATTTACCTAAACTTTGGAGAAATGGCTCAAGAGCTGCTGCTGATGGAACTCATTGGGATATGTATGATAATAATTTACTTTCCGAATATCATATAAGATATGGTCAGTTTGGAGGAATTGGATATTATCATGTTAGTGATACTTATATTGCATTATTTTCTCATTTCATATCTTGCGGTATGAGAGAAGGTATATTTATTTTAGACGGACTTTCAAAAAATAAATCAGATATCCAGCCTGATACAATTCATGGGGATTCTCACGCTCAAATGCTCACAGGATTTGGTTTATCGTATCTTCTAGGTATAAAATTAATGCCAAGAATAAAAAATTGGAAAGATTTAAATTTTTACAAACCATCTTCAAAACAAATTTTTAAACATATAGATTCCTTGTTTACAAAAGAAAAAATTGATTTGGATCTAATTGGAAAATATTTATATGATATGATCAGGGTTGCTCAATCAATTAAGGCTGGAAAAATAAATCCATCAACAATATTAAAAAGATTAAACACTAGTTCTAGAAAAAATAAATTGTATTATGCTTTTAGAGAATTAGGCAGAGTTATTCGAACAACTTATCTTCTCAATTATTTATCCGATCAAGATCTTAGAAGAATAGTTCAATCTTCAACTAACAAATGTGAATCTTTTAATAAATTTGTAAAATGGATTTATTTTGGTGAAGATATGATTACAAAGAACGACAGGGAAGAGCAATTGAGAGTTATAAAATATAACCATTTAATAGCCGTTGTTCTTACATTTTATAATGTATATGCAATAACAAAATCAGTTAAAGAGCTTACTTCCGAAGGTATCAAAGTTAATACAACTCTTATTTCAAAAATTAATCCATATCGAACTGGCCATGTAAACAGATTTGGAGTTTATGAAATTCAGGATCGAAAACTAGATGATATTGACTTTGAACTAAAAGTTTGA
- a CDS encoding DUF4158 domain-containing protein, translating to MLNFEDTAYPRFKKTYSENELQKLFFPNEEEIEFCRNNSTGEKPLLCMVLLLKCFQNIGYFIQLNEIPELVIKFIVEKSNFKGTINELIHGYQDSGTKRRHVKCIREYLSIKQFSNGGNDLLERILPEIALIKHELIDLINISLEYLVKERFEIPAFRTIHDIYKYHRAKVNHKIYKDTFEKLDEPGRYYLGNLFLEKNQEHSLWDDLKKDLEKPSFKLMADMLMRQKLLQIMSRYNYLIQHLPPIKIQTFYEEANGYDVGSLFKVKEEKRLTLILCYLYTKVAKINDYLCNIFIKRIKKFNVRANFELQIYLDKKSEKTESVFKTFNEIEDQVKSGIQELDKINEIKNIVNTNQELFDYARTQVES from the coding sequence ATGCTTAATTTTGAGGACACTGCATACCCGAGATTTAAAAAAACATATTCGGAAAATGAATTGCAAAAATTATTTTTTCCAAATGAGGAAGAAATAGAATTTTGTAGAAATAACTCAACAGGTGAAAAACCACTTCTCTGTATGGTTCTTCTTTTAAAATGCTTTCAAAATATTGGTTATTTTATTCAGCTAAATGAAATTCCAGAACTTGTTATTAAATTTATTGTTGAGAAATCAAATTTCAAGGGAACAATTAATGAATTGATCCATGGATATCAAGATTCAGGTACAAAAAGAAGGCATGTTAAATGCATAAGAGAATATTTAAGTATAAAACAATTTAGTAATGGTGGAAATGATTTACTTGAAAGGATATTGCCAGAAATAGCATTAATTAAGCACGAACTTATAGATTTAATAAATATTAGCTTGGAGTATCTCGTTAAAGAGAGATTTGAAATTCCTGCTTTTAGAACTATTCATGATATTTATAAATATCATAGAGCAAAAGTTAATCATAAAATATATAAAGATACTTTTGAAAAACTTGATGAGCCTGGAAGATATTATTTAGGAAATTTGTTCTTAGAAAAAAATCAAGAGCATTCATTGTGGGATGATTTAAAAAAAGATTTAGAAAAACCTAGTTTTAAACTCATGGCTGATATGCTGATGCGGCAAAAATTATTGCAAATCATGTCACGGTATAACTATTTAATTCAACATTTGCCTCCTATAAAAATACAGACATTCTATGAAGAAGCTAATGGTTATGATGTTGGAAGCTTATTTAAAGTTAAAGAAGAAAAACGACTTACATTAATACTTTGTTATTTATATACAAAAGTAGCTAAAATTAATGACTATTTATGCAATATTTTTATAAAAAGAATTAAAAAATTCAATGTCCGAGCAAATTTTGAACTTCAAATTTATCTTGATAAAAAATCAGAAAAAACAGAATCAGTATTTAAAACATTTAATGAAATTGAGGATCAAGTAAAATCAGGAATTCAAGAATTAGACAAAATCAATGAAATTAAAAATATTGTAAATACTAATCAAGAATTATTTGATTATGCAAGAACACAAGTAGAATCTTGA
- a CDS encoding helix-turn-helix domain-containing protein, producing the protein MITSQKQLLAAKEKVKILKESIITEQKKNKPEVLKLATVGQIEELISEIESEINEYELLKNNKSSEIQIFSLEDLMNAPIKYRIAKGMTIEDFARKVHIHSRQIARYELDHYHNATTDTLLKILVCLDVKISGMVKL; encoded by the coding sequence ATGATTACTAGCCAAAAACAACTTTTAGCTGCAAAAGAAAAAGTAAAAATTTTAAAAGAATCAATTATCACTGAGCAAAAAAAGAACAAACCAGAAGTATTAAAACTTGCTACAGTTGGACAAATCGAAGAACTTATTTCTGAAATAGAATCTGAAATAAATGAATATGAATTATTAAAAAATAATAAATCTTCTGAAATACAAATATTTTCCTTAGAAGATTTAATGAATGCTCCAATTAAATATCGTATAGCAAAAGGTATGACAATTGAAGATTTTGCTCGTAAAGTCCATATACATTCAAGGCAAATAGCTCGTTATGAACTTGATCATTACCACAATGCCACAACTGATACTCTATTAAAAATATTAGTATGTCTTGATGTAAAAATTTCTGGAATGGTTAAGTTATAA
- a CDS encoding DUF6932 family protein, protein MSIPEFDKNGELPPGEHIATLEQINNRFGTSNPRREALISGLKTAIENFKLAGIKRIWIDGSFVTSKFEPNDIDGCWRYDEKVNLDILDPVFLQKSRFPMKAKYGLEFFPAAFTEGDSGLPFPRFFQLNREGDSKGILVVNLGENKP, encoded by the coding sequence ATGAGTATTCCTGAATTTGATAAAAACGGTGAGTTGCCACCTGGCGAACATATTGCAACCCTTGAGCAAATAAACAATCGATTTGGAACAAGCAATCCAAGAAGAGAGGCTCTAATTTCAGGATTAAAAACTGCCATTGAAAACTTTAAGCTGGCGGGTATTAAAAGAATCTGGATTGATGGAAGCTTTGTTACTTCAAAGTTTGAACCTAATGATATCGATGGCTGCTGGCGTTATGATGAAAAAGTTAATTTAGATATTTTAGATCCTGTTTTTTTGCAGAAATCTCGCTTCCCAATGAAAGCCAAATATGGACTGGAATTTTTTCCTGCTGCTTTTACCGAAGGAGATTCTGGTTTGCCTTTTCCAAGATTTTTTCAACTTAATAGAGAAGGTGATTCAAAGGGTATCCTAGTTGTTAATTTAGGAGAGAATAAGCCATGA
- a CDS encoding substrate-binding periplasmic protein gives MIKLFLKVNIFITIIFTNYCFGKEFYAATEAWIPYVYQDKDNNPKGIDYFLCKKIFKSLGIDFKLDFLPWLRVLDMLKKNEKDGILDVIKNPEREKFMIFSSRELSTIDFAIFYKKNKPFKYENLNSFTGKTIAIMRGYSYPKDFLEAKNFIKVDITGDSGSERNFKKLIYDRVDLVIENKTTGLQILKKLGEEKNVTLTEKSLDKLKLYLSFSMKYKNDDLVKYFNNELSKIKRN, from the coding sequence ATGATTAAATTATTTTTAAAGGTAAATATTTTTATAACTATTATTTTCACTAATTATTGTTTTGGTAAAGAATTTTATGCAGCTACAGAAGCTTGGATTCCTTATGTCTATCAAGACAAAGATAATAATCCTAAAGGAATAGACTATTTTTTGTGTAAAAAGATATTTAAATCACTTGGGATTGATTTTAAATTAGATTTTCTGCCTTGGTTGAGAGTTTTAGATATGCTTAAAAAAAATGAAAAAGATGGCATTTTAGATGTGATAAAGAATCCTGAAAGAGAAAAATTTATGATTTTTTCTTCACGCGAATTATCAACAATAGATTTTGCTATATTTTATAAAAAAAACAAACCTTTTAAATATGAAAATTTAAATAGCTTTACAGGAAAAACTATAGCTATCATGAGAGGATATAGTTATCCCAAAGATTTCCTTGAGGCTAAAAATTTTATAAAAGTAGATATTACTGGAGATTCTGGTTCAGAAAGAAATTTTAAAAAACTTATTTACGATCGCGTTGATCTTGTTATAGAAAATAAAACAACAGGACTACAAATTTTAAAAAAACTGGGTGAAGAAAAAAATGTTACATTAACTGAAAAGTCTCTTGATAAATTAAAATTGTATCTATCATTTAGTATGAAATATAAAAATGATGATTTAGTTAAATATTTTAACAATGAATTAAGCAAAATAAAAAGAAATTAA
- a CDS encoding DUF3472 domain-containing protein has protein sequence MKNVIFLFCIILNIFLIDLKSYSVGIGYGGGDFSDMLSADMNITEDSPYYYYNMAQWGIANTTFQGSAGTGYFGFQNNGNGLHSLLMSVWSTSCPDSSCKGKTDIINMIYPTNPEDVAYIQNNGIYKHRDCSVAEGGCFAQVLNYYQNWSKNNWYNMTFRIWQGLDKDKDKFFYGLWVYDYNSKTWKHHTTISVLAGESNAKNVTMSPYAGFIEDYGGTGAKAGYLIRNRMTREKSTLNWNPQKVLHDSEQATRLYSCGVRNDGSQYYLFVTYNYINENSHCHNDLITPNITRPNFIYAKSVTGKGTYNGNSNKLSINWNLLNSNTPQFSYKVKVYDSNKNIVASESVISSEKNSTILNLNKFDNSNKVTIQITDIYDQKSDESEIKIDGFSPQPDPQPEAECNSNDLVINANVDDDFAYTDFKSSDVSSCGLAFEPKIGLDLSHYTNFIVMRDPIKRDSSSFFYPGVPNYVYYNYASVSAISNDGTKAAILPFAFSNSSKNAIFVYSKRINENLVLKSKTSIYKFPFTTYINNQKKIETICLKLK, from the coding sequence ATGAAAAATGTAATATTTTTATTTTGTATTATTTTAAACATTTTTTTAATAGATTTAAAATCTTACTCTGTTGGAATAGGCTACGGTGGTGGAGACTTTTCTGATATGCTATCTGCAGATATGAATATAACCGAAGATTCCCCTTATTATTATTACAATATGGCTCAGTGGGGTATAGCGAATACGACGTTTCAAGGAAGTGCGGGAACGGGTTATTTTGGTTTTCAGAATAACGGGAATGGACTTCATTCTTTACTTATGTCTGTGTGGTCTACATCCTGTCCAGACTCTTCTTGTAAAGGCAAAACAGATATAATAAATATGATTTATCCAACAAATCCTGAAGATGTGGCTTATATTCAAAATAACGGTATCTATAAACACCGAGATTGCAGCGTTGCAGAGGGAGGATGTTTTGCACAAGTTTTAAATTATTATCAAAATTGGAGTAAGAATAATTGGTATAATATGACTTTCCGCATATGGCAAGGCTTGGATAAAGATAAAGATAAATTTTTTTATGGGCTATGGGTTTATGACTATAATAGTAAAACATGGAAACATCATACAACTATTAGTGTTTTAGCAGGTGAAAGCAATGCCAAAAATGTTACAATGAGTCCATATGCAGGTTTTATTGAAGATTATGGCGGAACTGGTGCAAAAGCTGGTTATTTAATTCGAAATAGAATGACTAGAGAAAAGTCCACATTGAATTGGAATCCTCAAAAAGTTTTACATGATTCTGAGCAAGCAACTAGACTTTATTCTTGTGGTGTGCGTAATGACGGATCTCAATATTATCTTTTTGTAACATATAATTATATAAATGAAAATTCTCATTGTCATAACGATCTCATAACACCAAATATAACAAGACCTAATTTTATTTATGCAAAAAGCGTCACAGGAAAAGGTACTTATAATGGAAATTCTAATAAACTAAGTATAAATTGGAATTTATTAAATTCAAATACTCCACAGTTTTCATATAAAGTTAAAGTCTACGATTCAAATAAAAACATTGTTGCTAGTGAATCTGTAATTTCATCTGAAAAAAATTCAACAATTTTAAATTTAAATAAATTTGACAATTCAAACAAAGTAACTATTCAAATTACAGATATTTATGATCAAAAATCAGACGAGAGTGAAATTAAAATTGATGGATTTTCACCACAACCAGATCCACAACCTGAAGCTGAATGTAATTCTAATGATTTAGTAATTAATGCAAATGTAGATGATGATTTTGCTTATACTGATTTTAAATCATCTGATGTTTCATCTTGCGGCCTTGCATTTGAACCTAAAATTGGACTAGATTTGTCTCATTATACTAACTTTATTGTTATGAGAGATCCAATCAAAAGAGATAGCAGTAGTTTCTTTTATCCGGGAGTTCCAAATTATGTTTATTATAATTATGCTTCCGTTTCAGCAATTTCTAATGACGGAACAAAGGCGGCAATTTTGCCATTCGCTTTTTCAAATAGTTCTAAAAATGCAATTTTTGTTTATTCTAAAAGAATTAATGAAAATTTAGTCTTAAAATCAAAGACTAGTATTTATAAATTTCCATTTACAACTTATATCAATAATCAAAAGAAAATTGAAACAATTTGTTTAAAACTAAAATAA
- a CDS encoding serine hydrolase domain-containing protein, whose amino-acid sequence MKKKSIFFFSFILSLNFVNKAYSKNENKNEILNKIKDFTRSIEKEKKEQQGYAIAILYKDQVIYKSVYGNRKGNKNPITSKTLFPLASVSKPVTATAVALMVQKGKIDLYEPFNLPYLKNPIQFTNILSHTTGYQFSGNMEIEQGFNRTKLLNSLKNHPVNCEPTDCYLYSNATFSLVEDALELNNLNLNDIMSNLNHSLKINDIKLLTNKSNADVAFPHLKGTVKGKTVFKPLPFPPYYPKVVPASAGVFASINGMVEFYKLAFGYKPKILSPKIAKSMFTPVILNKDAHKWNIKWPVDKSKIESSYALGWRILNIKDRPNNTYVYHPGYINGITSFIGYIPSKEVGIIILTNQGSKFASKNGIELWRNLIKNEKKIAKL is encoded by the coding sequence ATGAAAAAAAAATCAATCTTCTTTTTCTCTTTCATTTTATCCTTAAATTTTGTTAATAAAGCTTATTCAAAAAACGAAAATAAAAATGAAATTTTAAATAAAATTAAAGATTTTACTCGTTCAATTGAAAAAGAAAAAAAAGAACAACAAGGATATGCAATAGCTATATTATATAAAGATCAAGTTATATATAAATCGGTTTACGGTAATCGAAAAGGAAACAAAAATCCAATTACTTCCAAAACTCTGTTTCCACTTGCTTCCGTTTCAAAACCAGTAACAGCAACCGCAGTTGCTTTAATGGTTCAAAAAGGAAAAATTGACCTATATGAACCTTTTAATTTACCTTATCTTAAAAATCCAATTCAATTCACAAATATTTTGAGCCATACTACGGGTTATCAGTTTTCAGGTAACATGGAAATAGAGCAAGGTTTTAATCGCACAAAGCTTTTAAATTCATTAAAAAATCATCCCGTAAATTGTGAACCTACAGATTGTTATCTTTATAGTAACGCTACTTTTAGTTTAGTTGAGGATGCTTTAGAGCTTAATAATTTAAATTTAAATGACATAATGTCTAATTTAAATCATTCTTTAAAAATAAATGATATAAAATTATTAACAAATAAATCAAATGCAGATGTTGCTTTTCCTCACCTTAAAGGCACAGTAAAAGGTAAAACGGTTTTTAAGCCGCTCCCTTTTCCTCCTTATTATCCTAAAGTTGTTCCTGCTTCTGCTGGAGTTTTTGCATCTATCAATGGCATGGTAGAGTTTTATAAACTCGCATTCGGATATAAACCAAAAATATTATCCCCAAAAATTGCAAAAAGTATGTTTACTCCGGTTATATTAAATAAAGATGCACATAAATGGAATATAAAATGGCCTGTAGATAAAAGCAAAATAGAATCCTCATATGCATTAGGCTGGCGCATTTTAAATATTAAAGACAGACCTAATAACACATATGTATATCATCCGGGATACATAAATGGCATAACTTCATTTATAGGATATATCCCTTCTAAAGAAGTTGGAATTATTATATTAACAAATCAGGGTTCAAAATTTGCTTCAAAAAATGGTATTGAATTATGGAGAAATTTAATTAAAAATGAAAAAAAAATTGCTAAACTTTAA
- a CDS encoding FUSC family protein has protein sequence MKIKNEFFFFIKNEFSFSKTKLIYALKITIAASIGGAIAFYLSYYKQIGLGWWIGSSIFAIPSITLAASLKKGIQRVNATFLGCFVGFILSLIIEKNNFLFILFTLITTSIWCTLSFGSKKFSYQYFLSGILSLMIMAALFENESPLYLAIARIIDTIIGVIITLVIFYCLWPKRQKIIWQVFEHEKIIVQKLSLIYEHKSNSILHEKELNSMLNRRMEIQIIDELSLLKQFQDDIKLEFFEKDKKIKLINETFSYYEELFILIKSLPKFSITEGKSIAHLSQIKPILEQIFSKISQSIKENKLNSEIELLFHELKEKLEISAAQKEFLNYSIISNLKFYSFIDSSEKIINKIHFHMKSNQNEIRISGFK, from the coding sequence ATGAAAATTAAAAACGAATTTTTCTTTTTTATAAAAAATGAATTTTCTTTCAGCAAAACTAAACTCATATATGCTTTAAAAATCACAATTGCAGCAAGCATTGGAGGTGCGATTGCATTTTACCTATCCTACTACAAACAAATTGGACTTGGCTGGTGGATAGGTTCGAGCATTTTTGCAATACCAAGTATTACCTTAGCTGCTAGTTTAAAAAAAGGAATTCAAAGGGTCAATGCAACCTTTCTTGGGTGCTTTGTCGGTTTTATCCTCTCACTAATTATAGAAAAAAATAACTTTTTATTTATTTTATTTACTTTAATAACAACCTCAATTTGGTGTACATTAAGTTTTGGTTCAAAAAAATTTAGTTATCAATATTTTTTATCTGGAATATTAAGCCTGATGATCATGGCTGCTTTATTTGAAAATGAATCTCCATTATATTTAGCAATTGCTAGAATAATAGATACCATTATTGGCGTTATTATAACATTAGTTATTTTTTATTGCCTATGGCCAAAGCGCCAGAAAATAATTTGGCAGGTATTTGAGCATGAAAAAATAATAGTACAAAAATTATCTTTAATATATGAGCATAAATCAAACTCAATTTTGCATGAAAAAGAATTAAATTCTATGCTAAATAGAAGAATGGAAATTCAAATTATCGACGAATTATCATTATTAAAACAATTTCAAGATGATATAAAATTAGAGTTTTTTGAAAAAGATAAAAAAATAAAACTCATAAACGAAACTTTTTCTTACTATGAAGAACTTTTTATACTTATTAAAAGTCTTCCAAAATTCTCTATAACAGAAGGCAAATCCATTGCACACTTAAGCCAAATTAAACCAATTTTAGAACAAATATTTTCTAAAATCTCGCAATCTATTAAAGAAAATAAACTGAACTCTGAAATTGAGCTTTTGTTTCATGAGCTAAAAGAAAAATTAGAAATATCTGCAGCACAAAAAGAATTTTTAAATTATAGCATTATATCAAATTTAAAATTTTACTCATTTATTGATAGCTCCGAAAAAATAATTAATAAAATTCACTTTCATATGAAAAGTAATCAAAATGAAATTCGCATCAGTGGTTTTAAATGA
- a CDS encoding FUSC family protein: MKFASVVLNDFKTILTKDSLRFGIKCGVLSCIFAAIWIYYKIPMGFWGVYSAYIVMQNHTGSTLKKGVQRISGHIIIAIFSYFYAIIFLNGYLLLSIIPVIVGYFILGYLVACSDHIRYAGISGGIGFGIMLFEYPLDKLTLQVVYLRSGIIIGSAIVGIIFDHFVFPVKTSAVFNDQLKKNISLLSNVINSVEKKQLPELEENLNNVNLNIYQTSKQITDFSIFQASRKKFIYLEIFNSLKCIFYNFKKYKLLLEYKNPFLISEQIDLNEKEIILFIKNKFSEIEKLFSISFFKSEFLENKNSQTLNLKEHIVNIRSLNWYIKAPLENRINIYSRLENLYQIANELNYCHEVILKNIKK, translated from the coding sequence ATGAAATTCGCATCAGTGGTTTTAAATGACTTTAAAACGATTTTAACAAAAGATAGTTTACGATTTGGAATAAAATGTGGCGTCCTCTCCTGCATCTTTGCAGCCATTTGGATATATTACAAAATACCTATGGGCTTTTGGGGCGTGTATAGTGCTTATATTGTAATGCAAAACCATACAGGAAGCACATTAAAAAAAGGTGTGCAAAGAATATCAGGTCATATTATTATTGCTATTTTTTCTTATTTTTATGCAATTATTTTTTTAAATGGGTATTTACTTTTATCAATTATACCAGTTATAGTTGGTTATTTTATACTTGGCTATCTAGTGGCATGTAGTGATCATATTCGATATGCAGGAATTTCAGGAGGCATTGGTTTTGGAATTATGCTTTTTGAATATCCTCTTGATAAATTAACTTTGCAAGTTGTTTATTTAAGATCTGGAATTATTATTGGCAGTGCTATAGTGGGAATTATTTTTGATCATTTTGTATTTCCAGTTAAAACCAGTGCTGTATTTAATGATCAATTAAAGAAAAATATTTCTCTACTATCAAATGTTATAAACTCAGTTGAAAAAAAACAATTACCAGAACTTGAAGAAAACTTAAATAATGTAAATTTAAATATTTATCAAACGTCTAAACAAATAACTGATTTTTCAATATTTCAAGCAAGCAGAAAAAAGTTTATTTATTTAGAAATATTTAACTCATTAAAATGTATTTTTTATAATTTTAAAAAATACAAATTATTATTAGAATATAAAAATCCATTTTTGATATCTGAGCAAATTGACTTGAATGAAAAAGAAATAATACTTTTTATTAAAAACAAGTTTTCCGAAATAGAAAAATTATTTTCTATTTCTTTTTTTAAGAGTGAATTTTTAGAAAATAAAAATTCACAAACATTAAACTTAAAAGAACATATTGTTAATATTAGATCTCTGAACTGGTATATTAAAGCCCCTCTTGAGAATAGAATAAATATATATAGTAGACTTGAAAATTTATATCAAATAGCAAATGAATTAAATTATTGCCACGAAGTTATTTTAAAAAATATTAAAAAATAA
- a CDS encoding alkene reductase — protein MSILFEPIKIGDLSLKNRIVLAPLTRSRANYQRIPNDLMKKYYSLRSSFGLIITEATSVELLGVGYPRTPGIWNEEQIYAWRQITDEVHEKGGTIIMQLWHVGRVSDPLYTNGQTPIGPSAIAAKQKVSLIRPEKFYETPREVSLAEINQLIHIYKKGAENAKKAGFDGVEIHGANGYLLDQFLQSKSNVRKDKYGGSIENRARFPLEVVDAVIDTWGSSRVGYHIAPRGDALDMGDQNPLETFSYLVSELSKRNLAFICAREYESKDSISPQLRKIFTGKFIANEGYTKETAEMTIKNGNADAVAFGKLSIPNPNLVEKFIKNEKLNIPQVKDFYNEHKYLFDLAETMPSKGYYETDKLGYTEFPTES, from the coding sequence ATGTCTATTTTATTTGAGCCCATTAAAATAGGTGATTTATCTTTAAAAAATAGAATTGTGTTAGCCCCTTTAACAAGATCTAGAGCAAACTATCAAAGAATTCCAAATGATCTAATGAAAAAATATTATAGCCTTAGATCCTCCTTTGGTCTGATTATAACAGAAGCTACTTCTGTGGAGCTATTAGGCGTTGGTTACCCAAGAACACCCGGAATTTGGAATGAAGAGCAAATATATGCTTGGAGGCAAATTACAGACGAAGTACACGAAAAAGGAGGAACAATCATTATGCAGCTTTGGCATGTAGGCCGTGTATCTGACCCTCTTTATACTAATGGACAGACTCCTATTGGACCAAGTGCTATTGCAGCTAAGCAAAAAGTATCGCTTATTCGACCTGAAAAATTTTATGAAACACCAAGAGAAGTTTCTTTAGCAGAAATAAATCAGCTAATTCATATTTATAAAAAGGGTGCCGAAAATGCCAAAAAAGCGGGTTTTGATGGTGTTGAGATTCATGGGGCTAATGGATATCTCTTAGATCAATTTTTACAAAGCAAATCGAATGTAAGAAAAGATAAATATGGTGGATCAATTGAAAATAGAGCACGATTTCCATTAGAAGTTGTTGATGCCGTGATTGACACTTGGGGCTCGAGTCGTGTGGGATACCATATCGCACCAAGAGGAGATGCTCTAGATATGGGAGATCAAAATCCACTTGAAACATTTAGTTACCTTGTATCAGAATTGTCAAAACGAAACTTAGCATTTATTTGTGCTCGTGAGTATGAATCAAAAGACAGTATTAGTCCTCAACTCAGAAAAATATTTACAGGAAAATTCATTGCAAATGAAGGATATACTAAAGAAACAGCTGAAATGACGATAAAAAATGGAAATGCGGATGCTGTTGCTTTTGGAAAACTTTCTATTCCAAATCCAAATTTAGTAGAAAAATTTATAAAAAATGAAAAATTAAATATTCCACAAGTTAAAGACTTTTATAATGAACACAAATATTTATTTGACTTAGCAGAGACTATGCCAAGCAAAGGTTATTACGAAACAGATAAATTAGGTTACACTGAGTTTCCTACTGAGTCTTAA